The following are encoded together in the Vigna angularis cultivar LongXiaoDou No.4 chromosome 9, ASM1680809v1, whole genome shotgun sequence genome:
- the LOC108338201 gene encoding uncharacterized protein LOC108338201: MNSNKREEEDDLFLPHPSDLSPPPPPLTDPSSSSFSLLFPSSPSSSHSSPSPPSKPLFISPDPHISSQFYTFTPSSHALMLRSLLLRRLPSPSDIRGATPRNVLASWRTVWKDRNEDTAYLTAWKRIQDKLTTHHDPSTNSHFLCFKTNPHQFVPHVEQWQQIVMSHHADTDLNHLNLKDTLERIKQHWTVGAKFYGIPESFIRVCVAACPACCAAEGSAEPSASRGKRRRFEYTESFDVPAREVPSRLQQLAAKHKVVLCIRQKYIRYKPFMAEVKDYACHRAGEPAAKKSKVLKREPYASKRCGCGFRIRAIVPIANYNEKDKSFVYQEEGVAVFKLYAVHSGHEPGPLDGNARIMHRVVGHKGGGYLMDQENVYGVSEEMDGEGGFGLLGKEDGGDLQFSVLQQVQELRNEVGMLEGKVAKMPRDLLGSISRELYEVLNKVRSIGEVGLKPAELITDKVDDVLVGDNDLANWSNHHERIYGDGKDTELIEDDEDSFGRTLGEVVSWGDQMRTECRSEKDLMSDSCKPEKWLKCSDFDEKSILDCEEDSKLSKPIRMIRHDEGIVSDVVGLGCIQVDSFYQDNSKWGETTQYSICSSASLFISSWHMP, translated from the exons ATGAATTCCAACAAGCGAGAGGAAGAAGACGACCTATTCCTCCCACACCCTTCGGATCTGTCTCCTCCGCCGCCGCCTCTGACGGACCCTTCCTCCTCGTCCTTCTCCCTCCTCTTCCCCTCCTCGCCCTCATCCTCCCACTCCTCCCCCTCTCCTCCCTCCAAACCCCTCTTCATCTCCCCCGACCCTCACATCTCCTCTCAGTTCTACACCTTCACCCCATCCTCCCACGCCCTCATGCTCCGCTCTCTCCTCCTCCGTCGCCTTCCCTCCCCCTCCGACATCCGCGGCGCCACCCCGCGCAACGTCCTGGCCTCCTGGCGCACCGTCTGGAAGGACCGGAACGAGGACACTGCCTACCTCACTGCCTGGAAACGCATCCAAGACAAACTCACCACCCACCACGACCCCTCCACCAACTCCCACTTCCTCTGCTTCAAAACCAACCCTCACCAGTTCGTCCCCCACGTGGAGCAATGGCAGCAAATCGTCATGTCCCACCACGCCGACACCGACCTCAACCACCTCAACCTCAAGGACACCCTCGAACGCATCAAGCAGCACTGGACCGTCGGGGCCAAGTTCTACGGCATCCCGGAGAGCTTCATCCGCGTCTGTGTCGCCGCCTGCCCCGCCTGCTGTGCGGCGGAGGGCTCTGCTGAACCCTCAGCCTCTCGCGGTAAGCGCCGCCGCTTTGAGTATACTGAGAGCTTCGATGTTCCGGCTAGGGAAGTGCCCTCAAGGCTCCAGCAGCTTGCGGCTAAGCATAAGGTCGTTCTTTGCATCAGACAGAAGTATATTAGGTATAAGCCTTTCATGGCTGAGGTAAAGGACTATGCTTGCCATCGGGCTGGTGAACCTGCTGCTAAGAAATCTAAGGTTTTGAAGAGGGAGCCTTACGCTTCCAAGAGGTGTGGATGTGGGTTTAGGATTAGGGCTATTGTGCCTATTGCGAATTACAATGAGAAGGATAAGAGTTTTGTGTATCAGGAAGAAGGGGTGGCGGTTTTTAAGCTTTATGCTGTGCATTCTGGGCATGAGCCTGGGCCTTTGGATGGGAATGCCAGGATTATGCATAGGGTTGTTGGGCATAAGGGTGGTGGGTATTTGATGGATCAGGAGAATGTGTATGGGGTGAGTGAGGAGATGGATGGGGAGGGGGGGTTTGGGTTGTTGGGGAAGGAGGATGGTGGGGATTTGCAGTTTTCAGTGCTGCAACAGGTTCAGGAGTTGAGGAATGAGGTGGGGATGTTGGAGGGAAAGGTTGCAAAGATGCCGAGGGATTTGTTGGGGTCGATTTCCAGGGAATTATACGAGGTTTTGAATAAGGTTAGGAGCATAGGGGAGGTGGGGTTGAAGCCAGCCGAGTTGATCACAGATAAGGTGGATGATGTGTTGGTTGGGGATAATGATCTTGCTAACTGGAGTAACCATCATGAGAGGATTTATGGTGATGGCAAGGACACAGAGCTGATTGAGGATGATGAGGACAGTTTTGGCCGGACACTGGGGGAGGTTGTTTCATGGGGGGATCAGATGAGGACCGAGTGCAGGAGTGAGAAGGATCTCATGAGTGACAGTTGTAAGCCTGAAAAGTGGTTGAAGTGCAGTGACTTTGATGAGAAGAGCATTCTTGATTGTGAGGAGGATAGTAAACTATCCAAGCCCATCAGAATGATCAGACATGATGAGGGGATAGTTTCGGATGTAGTAGGTCTTGGCTGTATTCAGGTTGATAGTTTCTACCAGGACAATTCTAAATG GGGTGAGACAACCCAATACAGCATCTGTAGCTCAGCCTCGTTGTTTATTTCTTCTTGGCACATGCCGTGA